One stretch of Fictibacillus sp. b24 DNA includes these proteins:
- the cysK gene encoding cysteine synthase A, giving the protein MRVVSNIADLIGDTPIVKLNRLPHKDGADVYVKLEYYNPSRSLKDRAAFNMIVEAEKKGYLKEGSTIIEPTSGNTGIGLAMNAAARGYKSIIVMPDTMTEERINLLKAYGAKVVLTPGDEKMPGAIKKARELADEIPNSYMPMQFENPSNPDAHRGSTAVEIKEAIEELNQHFTAFIAPAGTGGTITGTGETLKSFFPDLTVHVVEPKGSPVLSGGKPGKHKLVGTSPGFIPPILNQKVYDEIVQVNDEDAYTITRRLASEEGILVGPSSGAAVYAALKIAEKRKKGDVVICITCDSGERYLSSDLFQFE; this is encoded by the coding sequence ATGAGAGTCGTTTCAAACATCGCTGATTTAATTGGAGATACACCTATTGTGAAGTTAAATCGTCTTCCTCATAAAGATGGAGCCGATGTATATGTTAAATTAGAATATTACAACCCTAGCCGAAGTCTTAAAGACCGAGCTGCTTTTAACATGATTGTTGAAGCAGAAAAAAAGGGCTACCTTAAAGAAGGGTCTACGATTATCGAACCTACTTCAGGTAACACTGGAATCGGCCTAGCTATGAATGCAGCCGCTAGAGGATATAAGTCTATTATTGTTATGCCTGATACGATGACAGAAGAAAGAATTAATTTATTAAAAGCTTATGGTGCAAAAGTGGTTCTCACACCTGGTGATGAAAAGATGCCAGGTGCAATAAAAAAAGCACGGGAACTTGCTGATGAAATTCCAAACAGCTATATGCCGATGCAATTTGAGAACCCTTCAAACCCAGATGCCCACCGTGGCAGTACTGCCGTAGAAATTAAAGAAGCAATCGAAGAACTGAATCAGCACTTTACTGCTTTTATCGCACCTGCAGGAACTGGCGGTACGATTACAGGCACTGGCGAAACGCTTAAGTCATTCTTTCCCGATCTGACTGTTCATGTGGTGGAACCAAAAGGATCACCTGTTTTGTCAGGCGGAAAGCCAGGAAAGCATAAACTTGTCGGGACAAGTCCTGGATTTATACCACCGATCTTAAACCAAAAAGTCTATGACGAAATCGTACAGGTCAATGATGAAGATGCTTATACGATTACAAGACGACTAGCTTCAGAAGAAGGAATATTAGTCGGTCCATCATCAGGGGCTGCCGTTTATGCCGCTTTAAAAATTGCGGAAAAGCGAAAAAAAGGTGATGTGGTCATCTGCATCACATGTGACTCTGGAGAACGCTATTTATCAAGCGATTTATTTCAGTTTGAATAA
- a CDS encoding MFS transporter produces MKKTFDQTSISLKGFYLLSFFGLGSLFPLLGVYFKEEVGLSGTEIGTLMSISPVVMIFAQPLWGIATDYTRRPRSVLVLSLLLTAVLGYSIFLLESYVWLIALLVVFSFMQSALVPVSDSILLNYVQKENKQYGNYRLFGAVGFAIAVYLAGRLAEVFGIHVIFYMFTTVLIICVLFVVRMPKESQSLKTDLRKGIDQLVKMPSYLVFLSATFLVFGPIFANNFYFGFYIQETGGTLAGVGLAFLVAAGSEAPFMKFAGLTIKRWGMMNIMIFAATVSAVRWTFYFFEPSYSVVLITTVVQGFSVGLFIPAAMEYVRTYTPIEVRATAVSLYSAVGNGLGSWFCTFVGGVIFDKFNIFYTYLFFGVLSFAGLFMVFILSRMEVQGRILLHRSI; encoded by the coding sequence ATGAAGAAAACGTTTGACCAAACCTCTATCAGTCTAAAAGGTTTTTATCTACTGAGTTTTTTTGGTCTAGGGAGCTTATTCCCGTTATTAGGTGTTTATTTTAAAGAAGAAGTGGGACTTAGCGGAACTGAAATTGGTACGTTAATGTCTATAAGTCCAGTTGTTATGATCTTTGCTCAGCCTTTATGGGGCATAGCAACGGATTATACGAGACGTCCACGATCAGTACTGGTTCTATCCCTATTGTTAACAGCTGTATTAGGTTATAGCATCTTTCTTTTGGAATCATATGTATGGCTTATTGCTCTACTCGTCGTGTTTTCCTTTATGCAAAGTGCCTTAGTGCCTGTGTCAGACAGCATCCTTTTAAATTACGTCCAAAAAGAAAACAAACAATATGGAAACTATAGACTGTTCGGTGCGGTTGGATTTGCAATAGCTGTTTATCTGGCTGGGAGGCTCGCTGAAGTCTTTGGCATACACGTTATTTTCTATATGTTTACAACTGTTCTTATCATCTGTGTTTTATTTGTTGTAAGGATGCCGAAAGAAAGTCAATCGCTTAAGACAGACCTTAGAAAGGGAATTGATCAACTGGTTAAAATGCCTTCCTATCTCGTTTTTCTTTCGGCCACTTTTCTAGTGTTTGGCCCAATCTTTGCAAACAACTTTTATTTCGGTTTTTATATTCAGGAAACAGGCGGAACACTTGCAGGAGTGGGATTAGCCTTCTTAGTTGCAGCTGGAAGCGAAGCGCCGTTTATGAAGTTTGCTGGACTGACGATTAAAAGGTGGGGCATGATGAACATTATGATATTTGCTGCGACCGTTTCTGCTGTCCGCTGGACGTTTTATTTTTTTGAACCGTCATATTCAGTAGTACTGATAACAACTGTTGTACAAGGATTTTCGGTAGGTTTGTTTATTCCTGCCGCGATGGAATATGTACGTACCTACACACCCATAGAGGTGAGAGCTACAGCAGTATCGTTATACTCAGCTGTCGGCAATGGATTAGGTTCCTGGTTTTGTACGTTTGTAGGCGGTGTTATTTTTGATAAGTTCAACATCTTCTACACGTATTTATTCTTTGGCGTACTGTCTTTTGCCGGGCTATTTATGGTTTTTATTCTCTCCAGAATGGAAGTGCAAGGACGCATACTACTTCACAGGTCCATATAA